The following are from one region of the Chromobacterium phragmitis genome:
- the ruvC gene encoding crossover junction endodeoxyribonuclease RuvC, whose product MSRRILGIDPGSLITGFGVIDVVGNQRHYVASGAIRAKSGSPLAERVKVLVEGIHQVIDTYQPTEAALERVFVNVNPAATLMLGQARGACMTALVLKDLPVAEYTALQVKQSVVGQGKAPKEQVQYMVVRMLNLSGTPQADAADALAVALTHANHSGGAIGKLALRGLKVRGGRLV is encoded by the coding sequence ATGAGCCGGCGCATACTCGGCATCGACCCCGGCAGCCTGATCACCGGCTTCGGCGTCATCGACGTGGTGGGCAACCAGCGCCATTACGTCGCCTCCGGCGCCATCCGCGCCAAGAGCGGCTCGCCGCTGGCCGAACGGGTCAAGGTGCTGGTTGAGGGCATCCACCAAGTCATAGACACCTACCAGCCGACCGAAGCGGCATTGGAGCGCGTGTTCGTCAACGTCAACCCCGCGGCCACCTTGATGCTGGGCCAGGCGCGCGGCGCCTGCATGACGGCGCTGGTGCTGAAGGATTTGCCGGTGGCGGAATACACGGCGCTGCAGGTCAAGCAATCGGTGGTCGGACAGGGCAAGGCACCGAAGGAGCAGGTGCAGTACATGGTGGTGCGCATGCTCAACTTGTCCGGCACGCCGCAGGCCGACGCCGCGGATGCGCTGGCGGTGGCGCTGACCCATGCCAACCACAGCGGCGGCGCCATCGGCAAGCTGGCGCTGCGCGGTCTGAAAGTGCGCGGCGGCCGGCTGGTGTAG
- a CDS encoding trypsin-like serine protease, with product MRKLFVVSCLLSLSQLSVAAPFSPQETNYIKLDFQNQNGSRNICGGSLVGKDLVLTASHCILDNWAGVTAYYGRNFENQASARRDNAQPNWIKFDHHGVAVDLALLKLSQPIAGRNGAKIVPVVAQENCASGIGAMQAQRRMDDQGYQLGQSLMQVSVANVVRLGPSPLANGVSLLANGNVGRGGDSGSPLLSSKGVQVGVYNGNAGKVSAFAALCKYASAIQAWSEVLSPSGAQTTPPGDWVWPSDRRRR from the coding sequence GTGAGAAAACTGTTTGTCGTTTCATGCCTGCTTTCCCTATCCCAGCTCTCCGTCGCCGCGCCGTTTTCGCCGCAGGAAACCAATTACATCAAGCTGGATTTTCAAAACCAGAATGGCAGCCGCAATATCTGCGGCGGCTCTCTGGTGGGAAAGGATCTGGTGCTGACCGCCTCGCACTGCATCCTGGACAATTGGGCCGGCGTCACCGCCTATTACGGCCGTAATTTCGAGAACCAGGCCAGCGCCCGGCGCGACAACGCCCAGCCCAACTGGATCAAGTTCGACCATCACGGCGTGGCTGTCGATCTGGCCTTGCTGAAGTTGTCCCAGCCCATCGCCGGCCGCAACGGCGCCAAGATCGTCCCGGTCGTGGCCCAGGAAAACTGCGCCAGCGGCATCGGCGCGATGCAGGCGCAGCGCCGCATGGACGATCAGGGCTATCAACTGGGGCAGAGCCTGATGCAGGTCAGCGTCGCCAACGTCGTCCGCCTGGGCCCCTCGCCGTTGGCCAACGGCGTGTCCCTGCTGGCCAACGGCAACGTCGGCCGCGGCGGCGATTCCGGCAGCCCGCTGCTGTCGTCCAAGGGCGTGCAAGTGGGGGTATACAACGGCAATGCCGGCAAGGTGTCCGCCTTCGCCGCGCTGTGCAAATACGCCAGCGCTATCCAGGCATGGTCGGAAGTGTTGAGCCCGAGCGGGGCCCAGACAACGCCGCCAGGCGACTGGGTATGGCCGAGCGACCGCCGGCGTCGATGA
- the ruvA gene encoding Holliday junction branch migration protein RuvA — protein MIGRLSGKLIEKLPPQVVVDVNGVGYEVDVPMTTFYQLPALGQPCTLFTHLAVREDAHLLYGFASKEERQTFRQLIKVTGIGAKIALAILSGMTADELAIAVASEDIKRLSAVPGIGKKTAERLVLELRGKLATGGNLTVPGGLPFAATPDEKSDIVNALLALGYNEKEAAAATKSLPADVSVSEGVRLALKSLMKV, from the coding sequence ATGATCGGACGTCTTTCCGGAAAACTGATCGAAAAATTGCCGCCGCAAGTGGTGGTGGACGTGAACGGCGTGGGTTACGAAGTGGACGTGCCGATGACCACCTTCTACCAGCTGCCGGCGCTGGGCCAGCCCTGCACCTTGTTCACCCACCTGGCGGTGCGCGAGGACGCCCATCTGCTGTACGGCTTCGCCAGCAAGGAGGAGCGGCAGACCTTCCGCCAGCTGATCAAGGTGACCGGCATCGGCGCCAAGATCGCGCTGGCCATCCTGTCCGGCATGACCGCCGACGAACTGGCGATCGCCGTCGCCAGCGAGGACATCAAGCGCTTGTCGGCGGTGCCGGGCATCGGCAAGAAGACCGCCGAGCGGCTGGTGCTGGAGCTGCGCGGCAAGCTCGCCACCGGCGGCAACCTGACGGTGCCGGGCGGGCTGCCGTTCGCCGCCACGCCGGACGAGAAGAGCGACATCGTCAACGCGCTGCTGGCGCTGGGTTACAACGAGAAGGAAGCGGCGGCCGCCACCAAGAGCCTGCCGGCCGATGTCAGCGTCAGCGAGGGCGTGCGCCTGGCCTTGAAGAGCCTGATGAAGGTCTGA
- a CDS encoding substrate-binding periplasmic protein → MAWRCAAAALATGLGLAAQAQAFHCPDHPIRLAFYPIGLFYADRNGLDWDVAEELRRRSGCRFEYAVMPRARIWRELEAGRLDITLSAISTPERERIYWFLNYIQLKQYVLLSPKLPAGIDSMESFILTGAPWRWAIVRSYSTSEYYDPLVAKLAGMGRLVEVPSEDFLYRLLAQNRVAGIFSTPMVYREKLREFNLDDRVRVADWDQVSRPSPRGIVFTKQTFPEPDIRQWQALVEKMNRDGTMRKLIGRYMNPAETETALWR, encoded by the coding sequence ATGGCGTGGCGATGCGCGGCGGCGGCGCTGGCGACGGGACTGGGCCTGGCGGCCCAGGCGCAGGCCTTTCACTGTCCCGATCACCCCATCCGTCTCGCGTTTTACCCGATAGGCCTGTTCTACGCCGACCGCAACGGCCTGGACTGGGATGTGGCCGAGGAATTGCGCCGCCGCAGCGGCTGCCGCTTCGAATACGCGGTGATGCCGCGGGCCCGCATTTGGCGCGAGCTGGAGGCCGGCAGGCTGGACATCACGCTGTCGGCGATTTCCACGCCGGAGCGCGAGCGCATTTACTGGTTTCTCAATTACATCCAGCTCAAGCAATACGTGTTGTTGTCGCCCAAGCTGCCGGCGGGCATCGATTCGATGGAGAGCTTCATCCTGACCGGCGCGCCCTGGCGTTGGGCGATTGTCCGCAGCTACAGCACCAGCGAGTATTACGATCCGCTGGTGGCCAAGCTGGCGGGCATGGGACGCTTGGTGGAAGTGCCGTCCGAAGATTTCCTGTATCGCCTGCTGGCGCAGAACCGGGTGGCCGGCATATTCTCCACGCCCATGGTCTACCGCGAGAAACTGCGCGAGTTCAATCTGGACGACCGCGTGCGGGTGGCCGACTGGGATCAGGTTTCCAGGCCCAGTCCGCGCGGCATTGTATTCACCAAGCAGACATTTCCGGAACCGGACATCCGTCAGTGGCAGGCGCTGGTGGAGAAGATGAACCGGGACGGCACCATGCGCAAGCTGATCGGTCGCTACATGAATCCGGCGGAGACGGAAACGGCGCTATGGCGTTGA
- a CDS encoding BON domain-containing protein, whose product MRKALILASLIPALYAGASFAEQSQPASAPAQEAAAQKHAAASAADAALGRQINDVVAKAAGQLGAKIEAQVNNGDVVLSGTAPSQDAVARIAEEVSRVPGVKSVRSQVNLLPAG is encoded by the coding sequence ATGCGCAAAGCCCTGATCCTCGCCAGCCTGATCCCCGCCCTGTACGCCGGCGCCAGCTTCGCCGAACAATCGCAGCCCGCCAGCGCCCCGGCCCAAGAGGCCGCCGCGCAAAAGCACGCGGCCGCCAGCGCCGCCGACGCCGCGCTCGGCCGCCAGATCAACGACGTGGTGGCCAAGGCCGCCGGCCAGCTGGGTGCCAAGATCGAAGCCCAGGTCAACAACGGCGACGTGGTGCTGAGCGGCACCGCGCCCAGCCAGGACGCGGTCGCCCGCATCGCCGAGGAGGTGTCCCGCGTGCCGGGCGTCAAGAGCGTGCGCAGCCAGGTCAACCTGCTGCCCGCGGGCTAA